taaaaaaaaacccaaaacaaaacatagctTTAATTGTTACATGGCTCTGACAATTTGTCAGGGTACTAATATTCATTTCTGCTACTAATTGGTAGAAATGCTTTTGATCAAAACTCCCCCTAGTGGCCTCGTGATAAAGGGTGTTTGTATCTCGTTTTACTTCTCTTGAAATTTGGAGCTCGGGCTTCTCAGACTTGCTTTTCTCTGTGTGGGAAATTCACATTATCCCAACTCACTTAGGatcatttcctgtctgtctttttcTAGTCTTCAATCTTGGTGTGAAAGGAAGGTTGTTCTGATCATATGAAGGAGttgcatcagatttttttttcccctctcccaTTTGTTCACTCAGTTGTGTTTTAAGTCTTATTTGGCAGAAACAAAGCGCAAAGATGAGAGAGGAGTAATATGGGCAGACTTGATATCACAGACATGCAGGAATGTCAGTGGAGATGCTATCTTTTTCTGTTTGGACTCATAAACAAGAAAAGTAGAGGAATTCAGTTTTCTTGAAGGAAAACAACCTTCttatggaaaaatgttgcctttttaaaatgcactttATGCTAAAAGCCAATAGTGAGATTcaacacaaattaaaaatcaGAAGGCTGAATAAGCCAGTCTGTGATGTAGCCTTATTTCATGTTGAGGTTACAGTTCTGATCTCACTCCCTGgtgtctctcttctcctctctacCCGTTCCAAAAGATATTTGGAGGTCACCATGGGactgtaaataaatcaacagAGTTTTTTATGAAACAGACTGTGAGAACAAAAATTACCATTTTTTTACTGCTTGAAGTTAAACGCTTGTGTAGATAGAGCAGGGATGTGAGGGTGGACAAAAATAAAACGATCATCCTGATTGGTTGGTATTGTGTTTTCACCTTCTGAATTACACGAGTCACTGAACTCAGTCCTCTACGCACTTCTCAAATTATGTTCTCCTAATTGGGACTTTATTGGCTTCCGGCATTAACATTCTATTTCAACTCAACCAGTTGACCACAaatgttggttttattttttattaaatgctttttaatgttttctcagTGTTTTAGATTCAAAATGCAGCCTCATGAATATTTAGTGTGCAGAGTTTACTTAAACAAAACAGTGTAGAAGCTCTAAAAGTTAGAGCATAAATTGTTAATGTTATAATAGCTATTTAACATTTCCTTCTAATTCTCTGTTGGAAGCGTTTTAGATAGTGAGCAACTTGTGAATTACTTTATAGCCCTCTGATTTCTCTTTTATGTCATATGTGATAAAGGAGAAGCAGTACATAGAACGGTGTttacgtgtgcgtgtgtgttttagaGAGGAAGGCCTGAATAGGGTCTAGTGAGAAGGTGATTTACCCACAGCCTGCCTAGAATCATAATGAGTGAGCCTTTTTCTCACCAGCACAAAGACACACTCCATCCAAGCTGCTCTCTCCTCCAACCAAACAGCAAGCGTCCGGCTGACATCACCCAGCAAACACGTCTGAACATATTGACTGAGAGGTAGTCTGAGAGCTGCCAGCTGAGAGTCACACCATCTTAGTCACGTACTTCAGGAAACAGTGAAAAGGACTAATGCTGGATAGGAAAAAGGGGATTATTTAGTATTTTGAACTTCTGTTgcatgtttgtgcttttgttttctcaAGAATGGCTATCCTGGTAAAGAGAGGGCTTCAAAAGAAACTCATCTTCAGGTAACTAAACTAGTATTGCAGCTATACATTTGTACCTGTTTGATTTCTAAATTGAGTGTGACTTGGCTCATCACACTTCATtagtttttgcatttatttatttgtttttgcgccATTCATTTGATAGATTGGtcattttgttttaaagggACACCATGTAAGACAAGCTGTTGTTGAGTTATAAGAATTCAAGCCAAGTTGGAAGTGACCGTTGATCAGTTTTCTAGGTTTGGACAGTATAAAGACATGCACTGCATGGCTGTGTCTGTAGTGAAGGTGCTGCACTTTAACAAATTGAGAAACGGCATTTAAGAGGTTGTACTGTCTGTGGATTGCCTGTATCCCAGGTCTACTCTAGCTGCTCTGGAATCAGTGtcttaaaattgttttattaaaaataaacacttttccttttcaataagtaaacattgtaaataaactgcattttatgtgtgtgagtgagtgagtgagagagagagaaatacaaTAAGTAGTATTCAGTAGTAACGACACAGTCATTACTGAGAAAGTAAGATATCTATGTGAGTACTATAAGGCCATACTCTGAAGATGGAGCTGGTTGTATAACACTTGGTTATTCTTGGGTTTCTGCCTTTTTAGTGGCATTTATCAACATTTATGCTTCTAAATGACGGATCCTAAATACTTGGACTCTTGCCCTGTCATCTTTAAGTTTAACTTAAGTCCCACCAGCTGGCATAAACATAAAGATTCCATATTTAAGTTCATAAGAGTATATTTCAGCAAACAAGAAATGACCATTCTGAAGAAAGTTGCTTTAAAAATCTTTGAACACTTTCTTGCTCACAAGAATAAATCCTTTTAAAAACATGGCCTGCTCTGGCACCACCCACAGGCCAAAGCTAACATTTTATCCACCCAGTTTCTCCTGGGTGGATAAAATCCagcaatttcttttttaatttatcaggtTTGGTGGCTCAGCATGTTTTCTGTGTACTTATCTCAataatttaaaatcattaattACCCATCTGTCATTTATGTTTATTTGCGTAAATGGTGTGTTCCCATTCTGTTGTCTGCTGCAGTACAGCCTATTTTAAATTACTGTCACTGACCTGTCTTCTTTTTACTCTCCTACCCTTTCAATATACAGCTGCCCTCTGATGGCCAAGCCGGACAGCAGTCGGCTCCGTCTCGTGTGGCAGCGGTCGGTCCATACATTCAGTCGTCCACTATGCCGAGGGGCCCAGCGAGACATGATTTGCTTGTAAAACCAGCCTACCCAGACGGCACTGCCACCCTCCCAGCCCACGagccacaaagcaaagtggGGACAGGTGAgcaagcacacagacacacacagtctgcAGGGTTTCCCCTCTTaacttaaagtttttctttttctgagttTGACTCAGATCAGTGTTGGTGTTGACTTGGCAGCAGCCCGTCACTTTGTCCATTCTTCCATTTTACATATATTTCAACAGCAAAATTAGACCTTTtatagaaaagtgctatataacaCAGTTCATTaatcatttaccatttacagcaggaggagaggagtcTGGGACTTCTGCTGGTTGTGATGTCACTTTGAGCTCAGAAGGTAGCTAGTTTCTTCCTGGGTGCTGTGCTGTGACCTAGCATTGCTTAGCCTGAACATCAGTCTTTTATACCACTTCTCTGATTTTGAGTGAAGtagtttgagtttttgttttggcAAAGCATGTGTCTCATGTGGCCTCCTTAGTATAGGTACACGACACATTAGTAGGTGTACACGGGAGCTTATTTATACCACAATAAATTAACAGAAGTTTTAAGCGGTGCTCCTTATCTTTATATTAAGGCTTTAAAGTAGTCCGTAGTGTAGTCACTCCTGTGCTGCTTTAAATGCAGACTGTTTCTTATCTTGTTACATGGTAAACTGAGGATGGCACTAATGTGTGCTATGTGTTGGAGGTGAAAGTCTGGCCAAACCAATGAGAGACCAGAGCAACATGTAAATATGTTCTTTTTGCCATCACCCACACAGTAATTCCATCTCATGTGCGTCATCTCTGAGTTACTCTCTCATTCCTAAATTGGTCCCTCAGTAAGACTTTGTGCCAGCAGTATGCTTCAgcttattaaaaatgaatgatccAACACAAAAATTAGTCattacaaaacaacaacagaaagaaTCGTCATCTCATGTTTTCCTATTTAAAGCAATTTCACATCCAAAAAGTGAATGGAATAGACTTCTCTCCAGTCTGTTGTGTTGTTGCATGCAATTATTTCTGCATGCTGAGTTGATTTGCAGTATGGAAAGAAGAGAGATAGGGATGGGCGGGGATGAGAAGGATTCTGCTCTTTTTCTATACACCCATTCCCATTTCCTCTCTAGCAGGGACGTTGTGCACAGTAACAGGCAGGCTCCTGGGGGttgtgctgctgtctgcatGGCCCCTTTGGGGGGGGGCCCAGACTGTGCCCATATAATGTTTAGAACCAGGGGCGATTTGGAGCTTTAAGGctacttttgttttcttgtttttcgaATGCATCTTCCTCAGAAGCCATGTTCTTGCTTAAGCCTCTGAAAGAGCTGCGGGCTAAAAGAAAAGGTACAcacttctgtttgtgtgtgtgtgtgcgcacgtatGTGCTTCTCAATATCTTTGCttagatgttttcatttttcatgacttcagaaaagataaaaaaaaaaaaaaaaagattaaaatttttttttttttcaacattttcttgCTGGATCTTTGGtcctgtttgcttgttttgctgctgtttgttaaAGCGTGCTTGTTGAGCTTCCTCCTCAGTTCTTTTTCTGCAGCTCTAAATGGGTCAGTTGGAACAAACACATAACCTTCACTTGAACTGACATCCTGGGTGGACTGTGACCAACCCAATCTGGTCTCGTCAAGAAAATATGTGTCGGTGTATTTATACATCCCCTCTTCAGATGGAGCATTTAACTCCAGTGTGTAGGCGCTGTGATGGAAATCCTGTTTTTACCCATCTATGATGTGATGCTACTTTTGATAGTTGTAAGATAAATGCTTTTGTCGCTTATCTGACTGTGGATTTCTGCATATATGCATGGCCATTGGCTGGGTCTTAGTCAGTGaaccaaaaaaagcaaatgaagAAGGAAGCAAAATGCCACAAAatcttttgttgctgttgttgttgtccaaaaaaatgtttgtatgaCACTGCACAGCACAAAGCTCTCTGAACTTTGTGTTTATAATGAGTGAATCTATGTGTTGGTGCTTTGttcattatttctttaaaaattcccCATGCATCTCATTTTATACTTGCTTTGTCTTCTCTGcccctgccccccccacccccacccccaccccggtTGGCTCTCCAGGCCCACAACCAGGGAAACTAGCAGACTGGAGTTCTTCAGGTCCAGAGCCCAACACCAATGGTCATGGTCCTGCTTCAACACTGCCACGAATGACCTCTCACTCCAGCGCCAACACAGACCAAGGTAAGGACATGGACACATACAGCTCATCTGCAGAAATAACCTCTAATACCTTCCTGTTCCTGTGAAAACTGTAACTGCTGAAAAGGCTGAACAAAGGGTTCTAAAGGGGTgttgtttctgcctttttttttttttttttttaatttatttaaaaactgtgtttCAATTCATTTCTACATGATTTTCTCAATGTATTCTGTGACTAGATGAGTCAGAGCTGAAGAGGGACAGGAAAGTGCGTCCATATTCCATGTTTGAACCAACAGAGGCTCCTGCTACCTCCCTCCGCAAAAACCAGAGCAGTGATGACCTTGTCAGGGATGCTCAGGTGAGggggaacaaaaacacactctttatatcatcataaaaaataaaaatacttgtCAGATTTGTTAGGGTGCATTTCTGGTGGTACTTATCAtttgctgtgtttctttttcttcaacTCCCAGTCGGCTCCTAAGCCTCCAGTCAAGGtgcctcctcctgtccccagCAAACCGAAAGGCCCTGTTCTTGTTCCCTATGGCAAACCAGGCCTCAACACAGGCACCTTTCCTAAAACCAAGCCCCACGGCCAGCAGTCGCTCACCGCCCAGAGCCGCAGCCCTCTCCCACCCTCACAGAGCCAGACACTCCCCCTACCCTCCAAGCAGGACACTCCACCTGCAGCTACAGTACGGCCCTTCACCCCAGACCTACCCTCCTCCAAAGAAGCCAGCCTGAGCAAACCACAAACTGTAGCTGCCAGCTCCATTTACTCCATGTACACACAGCAGTCCGGCTCAGGAAAGCCCTTCCAGCCTGGTGTGCAGGGTGCTCTCAACAGGGCTCAAAACCGCCCCAACGGATTCAACAGTGGTAAGTGTTAACTGATAGTAGAGTGTCCATATCGgctataaactgtatataatgaattaaaatgagTAATTCAAGCTGGTAATGGAAAAGacaaatgggggaaaaaaatgttttaatgaatgaatatcaaatgaatttaaatgaatACAGAAGAAGTCCATTGTGATTATAATTGAGTCATTAAACAGTACTCTGAAATTACTGTTACTTTGAAATTTTATCATGACCAGTAGTTGGCACCATAGGCATGGACTTGACATCCATAACTGATGTACTGGTGAAGATTTACACCCAGAGATCACTTGAAGCAGTAATAAATATAAGATACAGAAATGTCATCCAGCAGCAGGTTTAAAAACTGCTACAAGCTACATTCTTTagtcataataaaaaaatttagcatgataaatttaattttactgtGACACGATGAAGTCTGCTGTAAAGAAGCTTCATTCTCTGACTGCCATGATCTTTGTGTTTTATCAGTGATAACCTGTAGTTTGTTGAGAAGTAGAGCAGAGAGGAGTGGTGAAATTTGGCCAAAAAAAGATGCGTAtaacacacctttttttttttttttttttctgctgtcttgaacacttgttttttgtttttgtttatagtGTATGGTAAACCAGTGATCTCCAGTGGAGGCTCCCAGCATCCAGAGAATCCATACTTAGAGCGCCGCTCCCCAGCACCAGAAACTGAAATTGACCACGCTGGAGCTAACAATGTGGGCCCCAGCTCATCTGAGGGCCAGCAGCCAGAGACGGAGCGCATCCCTCGGCCGCTCAGCCCTACCAAACTGCTTCCCTTTATTTCCAACCCCTACAGGCAGAGTGATGGTGACCTGGAAGCCCTGAGAAAGAAACTCTACAATGCCCCACGGCCTCTGAAGAAACGTAGCTCCATCACTGAACCAGAGGGCCCGGCAGGGCCCAACATTCAGAAACTTCTCTatcagaagaccacactggcaGCTATGGAGACCACTGTGAACACTCCAACCACTCCCACATTTGCTGGAGAATCGGCGAAAGCGGCGGAGGGATCTATGGGGCCATATGGTTCAAAACCTCTGACTGGCACAGAAAACCACCCATCCGAGacaggacaaactcaggaatcCTCACAAATCCCAGGTACTAATACTCCAGTTCCAGCCTTTAATGAACAGACCAACCCACCTTCAGCCATCCCAGGGACTGAGGAAATTATCCCCCCTCCTCCACCATCCCACCCAGCCCCAAGGCCAGATGATGCTCttttcccaccaccaccacctgctAGTTTGGAGGACATAACACCTAACCTGCCCCCTCCACCTCCAGAAGGCTTCCTGGAAGAGTTCCCCCCCTACCCACCACCCCCGTATCCTAGTGGAGCAGAGCAGGACAGCTTTGGAGAGGACACCTTTAACATGAAAGCACCTGAGGTCACTGGACAGGTCACTCTGCCACCGGTATGAATCTTAAACTGCAGAATCACAATTATAATGTGGCTTTCAGCTGTTTGCCTTTTAAAGAACGCTTAATATGTGATATAAAATGCACCAGTCACTACAGTCCACAGTAGACActacctgtgtttgtgtttgtgtttgtgctgtgtgtgtgtgtgttttgtaaatCTCCTCACATGTTTGTTAGGGGCAGATCATGAGTTTATAGTTGGACCTTATGAACAGAGGTGACCTGCTCTTGTGTTATATAACTGAATAATCACCATCAAGTACTGCTATTGTTTCTGGAGAAAATGGGCTTTATTCTGCTTCTCTGTAAGCGGATCCCCACCCCACTTTCCACCAGTTACGTAttctattaaaaataaacaccagTTTACCTTTTCTTGTTGCTGAGCTCTTAGTAAAACTCCTTAAGCGGTTTTGATCTTAAGGTTGCGGGttttaacactgagaaatcagCGTTATGACCCATTTTCCTAACCAGCCCCTTTCTTTTGTAGCCTCCATTAAAAAGCTaaaggaacccccccccccctcccccctcccccaatCAGGTTGCATAATCAGGGTCTTAGAAGAATTAATTAGTTTTTTTCAGCTTGTGTTCATAAACTGGATTAACCAGCTGGAAAAACAAGTCCCTCCTTTGCCTTAAGTCCAGACTGAAGAGAGCGGACACCTCAGCAGGACTTCAGGAAGAAACTCCAGCAGCCGCTTCTCTGAGAtttgcttttctcttttgtttttttcaggctCATTTATGTGTTACACAGTTATGTTTGTGTCTTTAGGGAAAGAGGACCAATTTGCGCAAGCCTGGCTCTGAACGCATCGATCACAGCATGAGAGTCAAGTTCAACCCACTGGCTCTGCTGCTGGACTCTTCATTGGAGGGAGAGTATGATCTGGTCCAGAGAATCATCTATGAAGTAAGACATCATCTCCATAAGCTTGTATTGTATTGTTATTACTGTTGGTAATCTACCCTGTTATTATACTGGTTTTTAAAAGTTACCTGAATGCAGTCTCTGTATTTCACCTCTTGTAATTTTTGAATCACAGGTGGAGGATCCAAGTCAGCCCAATGATGAAGGCATCACTGCTCTACACAACGCCGTCTGTGCCGGGCATACAGAGATTGTGAAGTTCTTGGTTCAGTTTGGTGTCAATGTTAATGCCGCTGACAGTGATGGCTGGTAAGTTTATGCTCACTGCtgggactttattttttttcctttggacattTTGAAAGTacttttagcaatttttttaataaaaaaaaaaaaaaatctcacactttttctcctcttcctctttactTTTAAATTTAGGACACCTCTTCATTGTGCTGCATCCTGCAACAATGTGCAAGTGTGCAAGTTCTTGGTGGAGTCTGGAGCAGCAGTTTTTGCTATGACTTACAGCGACATGCAAACGGCAGCTGATAAATGTGAAGAGATGGAGGAAGGCTACACCCAGTGCTCTCAGTTCCTTTATGGTGAGTGAAAGCTATTTTAtctcttcatgtttgttttcctgtattgtgcatgttttttttttttttgttgtttttttttcccctctttggaCAAAAACTCAGTGTTTTCAATGCCTTTGCTCTCAGGCGTGCAAGAGAAGATGGGCATCATGAACAGGGGTGTGGTCTACGCTCTGTGGGACTACACTGCTGAAAACCCAGACGAGCTCTCTTTCCACGAAGGAGACTGCATGACCATCATCCGCAGAGAAGACGACGATGAGATTGAGTGGTGGTGGGCACGCATGGGTGACACCGAGGGTTACATTCCCCGCAACCTCTTAGGGGTGAGTTATGTATCAGTGTAATATTAAGTGTGTGTATTCTAGGTACTTTGATGTGTATTGACATATTTGTCTTGTCATCTAACAGCTCTACCCCAGAATAAAACCAAGACAGAGGACGCTGGCATAAAACAGAGGAATCCCTGCACATTTCCAGCCTGGCAGaactctgaaacacacacacacacacacacacacacacacacacacacacacacacacacacacacaggctttaaTAGACTGGGGAAGAAAAGGACACTTGCTGAGATAAAGAGATGAGGAAAGACCAAACAATATGAAGGATCAAATGCTTCTGGCACTTTTCTGTATCAACAAAAGAGAGGGAGTcaccctcttttctttttttttttttttttttttttttctttctttttccccctgtttctttctttctttcttttaaatacaGGTCACACTGTGTACCTAGGACACTAAAGgctttcttttcctttattcCTCTGCTTTTGTATTAAGCGTCTAAAATTGCGTCTGAAGTGACAGTGGGATGTAAAAGGAACAAGCAGTATTTTTTAATTCCTAGAAAGTGATTTTTACACTTTGGAGTAGTCTTTCAACACGTATGTCTGGAATACTGGTTATTTTCTAACACTTTTGGGCACTGCATGAGGTGAATGAGTGGAGGACAATGGTGATGATGCTTTTGAAACACTCTGTTACTATGACAATCTTTTGGGGCATCTTTCTCATCATCTGCATTAAGTCACTGTACAGCTGCCCCAGAGGTGTAAAGTTTCAGCTGTGACAGCCACTGTTCTGGCTTAACAAATAGAAGAAGAAataactgctgaaaaaaaaacaaaaaaaaaaatggtgacgAAGCTTTTTGCGTTATCTCGTGCTGTTTGTTCTGTGGTCAATGACGCCTAGAAAGCCAGCCTGCTGTCTGCAGGGGCATGTGGTTGAGATGCCACAGATGCCATGTATACATGTATTTCTGTCATAAACGTTAGTGAAACGTGACTGTAGGAATTATATTATGAAAAATGACTTTCATAAGAGGCTGTCTGAGGATGCAGGAGATTTCATGCAGGATGAGTTTGATACAGCCATTCTGTGAAGGCAAAGCTATTACAAACCTTTTCCAAGTAAACTTCAagtcctaaaataaaaacataggaataaaaaaaaaaaaaaaagaggtggaaCTTGAGACATCTCAAAACTCAACACAATCAGTCAGTgctgatgtatttatttttgttacttttttccCTTATCCCTTTTGTTAGAACTATAACCACATGTGTAGTGTAGTATTTCAaacatttacaataaaaactttgtACTGTTcctctgtgggttttttttcttgcattcaCAAGATATCAGAAACTGATTAAACTTAAACCAGACATTTCCTTTCACCACTTTATGGCATTTAAATtgcttaaaattttatttatttatatatatatatatatatatatatatatatatatatatatatatatatatatatatatatatatatatatatatatatatatatatgtcaacCAAAgcagtgtgtatttttttctttttttcttttttatggccTTGTTACAAAATATTCACTGCCATCTGCTGGACAGTAGTTGAAGCTACACAAGCACAAATTCAGCCTGTGTTGTGACATGTGTGGCGGTGTCACATCGCAGGCTCTGTAAAACTAAAAAGGTTTAAAACTGATGCAAATACAACACAAGTGATATAACTCTGTAGTGTTTGCAGTGCTAAATAGATGAATGACGTCATTTTTGGATTTGTATCTTTATGCGGTAATAATAATTGACGTTAGAAGTTGAGACTTTTTCATTGACTCTTTGTGGAGACAGCCAACAAGCAGCTATTTGTGTACATGTCCATCCTGCATCCATATCTACACTCATGGCCGCTTTGTTGGGTACACGTGTTCAACACAAGTAtataatcagccagtcacatttaattaaaaagagtTGGctcaactcagtgcatttaggcatgtagacatggtcaaaacaACGTactgaagtttaaactgagcattAGAAGGGTGAGCGGTGACTTGATGACTTGGGTTTGAGTATTTTACAAACCACTACTGGGATTTTTCCTCACAACcttctctagggtttacaggtccaaaaaaagagaaaatatccagtgagtggcagttttcTAGGCACACAATCCTTTTTGATGCCACTTATTATATccaaggtatgcagaggagCACACCTGAACaccaaaacacattaaattttaaatcagatgggctacagcagcaaaagatCACACAGAgttccactcctgtcagctaaagaacaggaaactgaggctacaattcaaacaggctcaccaaaatcaAACAACAGAAGgttcatcatggatgtgcagcctcAGATGTAAAAGTGATGTTTTTACCATGCCAAACATGACCTGCAGCTATATCAAATATAAATACTGTATAACCtactatatgaaaaa
This is a stretch of genomic DNA from Archocentrus centrarchus isolate MPI-CPG fArcCen1 chromosome 15, fArcCen1, whole genome shotgun sequence. It encodes these proteins:
- the tp53bp2a gene encoding apoptosis-stimulating of p53 protein 2a isoform X1, which codes for MRYEAKMMPMFLTVYLSNNDQHFTEVPVTPETLCRDVVDLCKEPGETDCHLSEMWRGSERPVGEGERMLDVLQRWGQHRSEVRFFLRHNRAPSRESGGSRGLDSKKNGVKGPPDRRMENGVATPRMDMTLAELQEMAARQQQQIEAQQQLLASKEQRLRYLKQQEQRQQQQASEQEKLQRLRENIENQEARLKKVRALKGQVEQKRLSNGKLVEEIEQMNNLFQQKQKELVMAATKVEELSRQLDLLKNGKMDNFHDNQSSVAELDRLYKELQLRNKLNQDQNSKLQQQRESLNKRNLEVAAMDKRISELRDRLWKKKAALQAKENLPNGYPGKERASKETHLQLPSDGQAGQQSAPSRVAAVGPYIQSSTMPRGPARHDLLVKPAYPDGTATLPAHEPQSKVGTGPQPGKLADWSSSGPEPNTNGHGPASTLPRMTSHSSANTDQDESELKRDRKVRPYSMFEPTEAPATSLRKNQSSDDLVRDAQSAPKPPVKVPPPVPSKPKGPVLVPYGKPGLNTGTFPKTKPHGQQSLTAQSRSPLPPSQSQTLPLPSKQDTPPAATVRPFTPDLPSSKEASLSKPQTVAASSIYSMYTQQSGSGKPFQPGVQGALNRAQNRPNGFNSVYGKPVISSGGSQHPENPYLERRSPAPETEIDHAGANNVGPSSSEGQQPETERIPRPLSPTKLLPFISNPYRQSDGDLEALRKKLYNAPRPLKKRSSITEPEGPAGPNIQKLLYQKTTLAAMETTVNTPTTPTFAGESAKAAEGSMGPYGSKPLTGTENHPSETGQTQESSQIPGTNTPVPAFNEQTNPPSAIPGTEEIIPPPPPSHPAPRPDDALFPPPPPASLEDITPNLPPPPPEGFLEEFPPYPPPPYPSGAEQDSFGEDTFNMKAPEVTGQVTLPPGKRTNLRKPGSERIDHSMRVKFNPLALLLDSSLEGEYDLVQRIIYEVEDPSQPNDEGITALHNAVCAGHTEIVKFLVQFGVNVNAADSDGWTPLHCAASCNNVQVCKFLVESGAAVFAMTYSDMQTAADKCEEMEEGYTQCSQFLYGVQEKMGIMNRGVVYALWDYTAENPDELSFHEGDCMTIIRREDDDEIEWWWARMGDTEGYIPRNLLGLYPRIKPRQRTLA
- the tp53bp2a gene encoding apoptosis-stimulating of p53 protein 2a isoform X2; amino-acid sequence: MRYEAKMMPMFLTVYLSNNDQHFTEVPVTPETLCRDVVDLCKEPGETDCHLSEMWRGSERPVGEGERMLDVLQRWGQHRSEVRFFLRHNRAPSRESGGSRGLDSKKNGVKGPPDRRMENGVATPRMDMTLAELQEMAARQQQQIEAQQQLLASKEQRLRYLKQQEQRQQQQASEQEKLQRLRENIENQEARLKKVRALKGQVEQKRLSNGKLVEEIEQMNNLFQQKQKELVMAATKVEELSRQLDLLKNGKMDNFHDNQSSVAELDRLYKELQLRNKLNQDQNSKLQQQRESLNKRNLEVAAMDKRISELRDRLWKKKAALQAKENLPLPSDGQAGQQSAPSRVAAVGPYIQSSTMPRGPARHDLLVKPAYPDGTATLPAHEPQSKVGTGPQPGKLADWSSSGPEPNTNGHGPASTLPRMTSHSSANTDQDESELKRDRKVRPYSMFEPTEAPATSLRKNQSSDDLVRDAQSAPKPPVKVPPPVPSKPKGPVLVPYGKPGLNTGTFPKTKPHGQQSLTAQSRSPLPPSQSQTLPLPSKQDTPPAATVRPFTPDLPSSKEASLSKPQTVAASSIYSMYTQQSGSGKPFQPGVQGALNRAQNRPNGFNSVYGKPVISSGGSQHPENPYLERRSPAPETEIDHAGANNVGPSSSEGQQPETERIPRPLSPTKLLPFISNPYRQSDGDLEALRKKLYNAPRPLKKRSSITEPEGPAGPNIQKLLYQKTTLAAMETTVNTPTTPTFAGESAKAAEGSMGPYGSKPLTGTENHPSETGQTQESSQIPGTNTPVPAFNEQTNPPSAIPGTEEIIPPPPPSHPAPRPDDALFPPPPPASLEDITPNLPPPPPEGFLEEFPPYPPPPYPSGAEQDSFGEDTFNMKAPEVTGQVTLPPGKRTNLRKPGSERIDHSMRVKFNPLALLLDSSLEGEYDLVQRIIYEVEDPSQPNDEGITALHNAVCAGHTEIVKFLVQFGVNVNAADSDGWTPLHCAASCNNVQVCKFLVESGAAVFAMTYSDMQTAADKCEEMEEGYTQCSQFLYGVQEKMGIMNRGVVYALWDYTAENPDELSFHEGDCMTIIRREDDDEIEWWWARMGDTEGYIPRNLLGLYPRIKPRQRTLA